A region from the Ralstonia pickettii genome encodes:
- a CDS encoding OFA family MFS transporter gives MSEAVLHPFFSRERTVAAVGFNRWLVPPAALAIHLCIGMAYGFSVFWLPLGRALGITKPLTCGADVSLIAELFTTTCDWRVSSLGWMFTLFFVFLGASAAMWGGWLERVGPRKAGVVSAVCWCGGLLISALGIQMHQLWLLWVGSGVIGGIGLGLGYISPVSTLIKWFPDKRGMATGMAIMGFGGGAMIGAPLADRLMKLFATPESVGVSQTFIVLAGIYFVFMMAGALGYRVPPTGWKPAGWTPSPAKAKDTMVTQRHIHANEALKTPQFWLIWAVLCLNVSAGIGVLGMASPLLQEVFGGKLLGVTTSFMDLTAAQKGQIAAIAAGFTGLLSLFNIGGRFFWASLSDRLGRKMTYAIFFVLGFVLYASIPWTSHTGNIALFALAFCVILSMYGGGFATVPAYLADMFGTQMVGAIHGRLLTAWSTAGILGPVLVNYLREYQIAHGVERAAVYDITMMILAGLLILGFICNLLVRPVNAKHFMTEAQLDELRHAAASKSPTPSVAAPETSLEWKAHPGSAVAVVLAWAAVGLPLGWGVWITLQKAAVLFS, from the coding sequence ATGTCCGAAGCAGTCCTGCATCCATTTTTTTCGCGCGAGCGCACCGTCGCCGCGGTTGGGTTCAATCGCTGGCTGGTTCCGCCTGCCGCGCTCGCCATCCATCTTTGCATTGGCATGGCGTATGGTTTTTCCGTCTTCTGGCTGCCGCTTGGCCGCGCGCTGGGCATCACCAAGCCGCTGACCTGCGGCGCCGACGTCTCGCTGATCGCAGAACTGTTCACCACCACCTGCGACTGGCGCGTCTCCAGTCTGGGCTGGATGTTCACGCTGTTCTTCGTGTTCCTGGGCGCATCCGCCGCCATGTGGGGCGGCTGGCTTGAACGCGTTGGCCCGCGCAAGGCCGGCGTCGTGTCGGCCGTGTGCTGGTGCGGCGGGCTGCTGATTTCCGCACTCGGCATCCAGATGCATCAGCTGTGGCTACTGTGGGTGGGCTCGGGCGTGATCGGCGGCATCGGCCTCGGGCTGGGCTACATCTCGCCGGTGTCGACGCTGATCAAGTGGTTCCCGGACAAGCGCGGCATGGCCACGGGCATGGCCATCATGGGCTTCGGCGGCGGCGCGATGATCGGCGCCCCGCTGGCTGACCGCCTGATGAAGCTGTTTGCAACGCCCGAATCCGTGGGGGTGTCGCAAACGTTTATCGTCCTGGCCGGCATCTACTTCGTGTTCATGATGGCCGGCGCGCTGGGCTACCGAGTGCCGCCCACCGGCTGGAAACCGGCCGGCTGGACGCCCTCGCCCGCCAAGGCGAAAGACACGATGGTCACGCAACGCCACATCCACGCCAATGAAGCCCTGAAAACGCCGCAGTTCTGGCTGATCTGGGCCGTGCTGTGCCTGAACGTATCGGCCGGTATCGGTGTGCTCGGCATGGCTTCGCCGCTGCTGCAGGAAGTCTTTGGCGGCAAGCTGCTGGGCGTGACGACGTCGTTCATGGACCTGACCGCCGCGCAAAAAGGCCAGATCGCGGCCATCGCCGCGGGCTTCACCGGTCTGCTGAGCCTGTTCAACATTGGCGGCCGTTTCTTCTGGGCATCGCTGTCGGATCGCCTGGGCCGCAAGATGACGTACGCGATCTTCTTCGTGCTCGGCTTCGTGCTGTACGCATCGATTCCGTGGACCTCGCACACGGGCAATATCGCGCTGTTCGCACTGGCCTTCTGCGTGATCCTGTCGATGTACGGCGGCGGTTTTGCGACCGTGCCCGCTTATCTGGCCGACATGTTCGGCACGCAGATGGTGGGCGCCATCCACGGCCGCCTGCTCACGGCGTGGTCGACGGCGGGCATCCTGGGCCCCGTGCTGGTGAACTACCTGCGCGAATACCAGATCGCCCATGGCGTGGAACGCGCAGCCGTGTACGACATCACGATGATGATCCTGGCCGGCCTGCTGATCCTCGGCTTCATCTGCAACCTGCTGGTGCGCCCGGTCAACGCGAAGCACTTCATGACCGAAGCGCAACTCGACGAGCTCCGTCACGCTGCGGCAAGCAAGAGCCCGACGCCGTCGGTGGCTGCACCGGAAACGTCGCTGGAATGGAAGGCGCATCCGGGTTCGGCCGTGGCCGTGGTGCTGGCCTGGGCCGCCGTGGGCCTGCCGTTGGGCTGGGGGGTTTGGATTACACTCCAAAAAGCTGCCGTTCTGTTCTCCTGA
- a CDS encoding APC family permease, with translation MAVDTQLEAQALGVSESVVMGVAGTAPAFSIAATTVTLIGAVGALTPASLLYCGLIMFGVTFAYLHLNRVNPHAGAAYAWVGAIFNRTLGFFAGWALLVASGVFMVSGTIPAATATLTLVAPSLAAQPAVVALVAAAWLLVVTAVIIKGIKLTSYSQIAMTVTETVILVGLIVLAVVKFGAHPAHALSWALLSPAAFTPQLFATGALTALFFFWGWDVTVNLTEETRDANHAPGRGALWAMVIVLALFMGFAAVILLVLSDAEIDQSSTNVIFAVADKLLPRPWSYVAVVAVMLSTVGTLETSILQFTRTLYAEGRDGMLHARYARLHPTWRTPWVATVVIAAVGLILLFGASFFPSINAIIKDSVNAIGFQVAFYYGLAGFACAWHYRREALRSVFNAVFLVGWPLGSALFLWLIAGYSVPTFDLTTNLVGLGGIAVGVVPLVVNRWSAARGARLARNR, from the coding sequence ATGGCAGTCGACACGCAACTTGAGGCTCAGGCGTTGGGCGTGAGCGAATCTGTCGTCATGGGCGTGGCAGGCACCGCGCCGGCGTTCAGCATTGCCGCCACCACGGTCACGCTGATCGGCGCGGTCGGGGCGCTCACGCCGGCCAGCCTCCTGTATTGCGGACTGATCATGTTTGGGGTGACGTTTGCCTATCTGCACCTGAATCGCGTCAACCCACATGCAGGTGCGGCGTATGCCTGGGTGGGCGCTATCTTCAATCGCACGTTGGGGTTCTTTGCCGGCTGGGCACTGCTGGTGGCGTCGGGCGTGTTCATGGTGTCCGGCACGATTCCAGCCGCAACGGCCACGCTCACACTCGTGGCTCCGTCGCTGGCTGCGCAGCCAGCCGTGGTGGCGCTGGTGGCGGCAGCATGGCTGCTCGTGGTGACCGCGGTCATCATCAAGGGCATCAAGCTGACAAGCTATTCGCAGATTGCCATGACCGTCACGGAGACCGTCATTCTTGTCGGCTTGATCGTGCTGGCCGTGGTGAAATTCGGCGCGCATCCGGCACATGCGCTGTCGTGGGCACTGCTGTCGCCCGCGGCCTTCACACCGCAGCTGTTTGCGACCGGTGCGCTCACGGCGCTGTTCTTCTTCTGGGGCTGGGACGTGACGGTCAACCTGACGGAAGAGACGCGCGACGCCAATCACGCGCCCGGCCGTGGCGCGTTGTGGGCCATGGTGATTGTGCTGGCGCTGTTCATGGGTTTTGCTGCCGTGATCCTGCTCGTGCTGAGCGACGCGGAAATCGACCAGTCCAGCACGAACGTCATTTTTGCCGTGGCCGACAAACTGCTGCCCCGCCCGTGGAGCTATGTGGCCGTGGTGGCCGTCATGCTGAGCACGGTCGGGACCCTGGAGACCTCCATCCTGCAATTCACGCGCACGCTGTATGCCGAGGGCCGCGACGGCATGTTGCATGCGCGCTATGCCAGGCTGCATCCGACTTGGCGCACACCATGGGTGGCCACCGTTGTGATTGCGGCGGTTGGCTTGATCCTGCTATTTGGTGCGTCTTTTTTCCCGAGCATCAACGCCATCATCAAGGATTCGGTCAACGCAATCGGGTTTCAGGTGGCGTTCTACTACGGGCTGGCGGGCTTCGCCTGCGCTTGGCACTACCGGCGCGAAGCGCTTCGCTCGGTGTTCAATGCGGTGTTTCTGGTCGGCTGGCCATTGGGCAGCGCGTTGTTCTTGTGGTTGATCGCGGGCTACAGCGTACCGACGTTCGACCTGACGACAAATCTGGTCGGCCTGGGCGGCATCGCCGTGGGCGTGGTGCCGCTGGTGGTCAACCGATGGTCTGCAGCGCGTGGAGCGCGCTTAGCCCGCAACCGATGA
- a CDS encoding Hpt domain-containing protein, with the protein MHTTPHVAASITAQFPPQVIATLIELFGNDVQQWRFIVDLFSETMEHDLANLEKALRGADDAQIVEAAHRIVGSARMLGHQPIGDAARSIERTAQSIGPHLERAAEMQSALVRLRKLADEFRQMASSCPWPTSSVAG; encoded by the coding sequence ATGCACACCACGCCCCACGTCGCCGCCAGCATCACCGCGCAGTTCCCGCCACAGGTTATCGCCACCCTCATCGAGCTGTTTGGCAATGATGTGCAGCAATGGCGCTTTATCGTCGATCTCTTTTCCGAGACGATGGAACACGATCTGGCCAACCTGGAGAAAGCCCTCCGGGGCGCAGACGACGCGCAGATCGTTGAAGCAGCCCATCGCATCGTCGGCTCTGCGCGCATGCTCGGCCATCAGCCGATTGGCGATGCGGCCCGCAGCATTGAGCGCACCGCGCAGAGCATTGGCCCGCATCTGGAGCGTGCGGCGGAAATGCAATCCGCGCTTGTTCGCCTGCGCAAGTTGGCCGACGAATTCCGCCAGATGGCAAGCAGTTGCCCGTGGCCCACCTCATCGGTTGCGGGCTAA
- a CDS encoding efflux RND transporter permease subunit — MQFNPIAGILKRRLLIVFLAIALLVVGVLSFKELPLQAYPGVAPLSVQAITQWPGRSTTEVEQQITIPIENALAGVPDVQSFRSVSLFGLSVVTLKFKEGTDSFKARQNFSQYLASANLPTGVQSSLSPDSDATGEIMRFRLVGDGVDLTTLKSYQDYDISKGLKHVQGVADVSSFGGKVKEYHIVPSPAKLLSYGITLSQLITAIGNANNNTGGNLLRDGEQQFVVRGVGLLQTVDDIRNVVVTANNGVPVRVRDIAEVEVGNVQRLGQVQYNDQPDVVEGIVLLKRDANATEVLAKVREKVAELNNGILPKSVQIKPFYDRQVLLDITMGTVEHTLVVGIALVLAVLFVFLGNFRAAAVVAAVIPLALCVSFISMEHFHVPANLISLGAIDFGVIVDAAVIVMENIMRHLEEGAEKLEDAIVKATNEVQRAMIFSTGIIIVAYSPLFFIGGVEGIIFKPMAFTMGFALMASIVLSLTFVPAATSFVFGKTLHPHSPAFIAAILRWYKPLLRKLIARPMTVFATAITALLLTLYSATFLGTEFLPTLEENNLWLRITLPNTVDLEYSASVANDLRTYFTKQPEIQKVSVQIGRPDDGTDSTGVFNQEYGLYFAPPDQWAKGMTKGQLVERLSKHLEKIPGIEYNFSQYIQDNVDEALSGVKGENSVKLFGNDLNVLEAKANEIQAQLKKVQGLVDVGIFRELGQPTLNVSIDRQAAARFNINVSDVQNLVQYAIGGAPVTQILEGEKSFGLAVRLNQQARASYDAIRELLIDTPDGQHIPLSMIAKVEMTDGPFFIYREEGKRYIAIKFGVRGRDLGGAVDEAQRVVGNSVKLPEGYTVKWDGQFNEMKVAQGKLMVIVPLTILVIFLLLYSTFGNFKDALMVVLNVPFAAIGGLLALHIANETLSISAGIGFLSLFGIAIQDGVILISYVNRLSQSENVREATVDGAALRLRPVIMTAMLAGLGLLPAALSHSIGSEAQRPLALVIVGGMVTTTILTLLVLPVVFTWAHRNRRPPSRDSDVSPTAAMLP; from the coding sequence ATGCAGTTCAACCCGATCGCGGGCATTCTCAAGCGCCGGCTGCTGATCGTCTTTCTGGCGATCGCTCTGCTGGTGGTCGGCGTGCTCTCATTCAAAGAGTTGCCGTTGCAGGCGTATCCGGGCGTGGCGCCGCTCTCGGTGCAGGCCATCACGCAATGGCCGGGCCGCAGCACGACCGAGGTCGAACAGCAGATCACCATCCCCATCGAAAACGCGCTGGCTGGTGTGCCGGATGTGCAATCGTTCCGCTCGGTATCGCTGTTCGGGCTGTCGGTGGTGACGCTCAAGTTCAAGGAAGGCACGGATAGCTTCAAGGCGCGTCAGAATTTTTCGCAGTACCTGGCGAGTGCCAACTTGCCGACGGGCGTGCAGTCGTCTCTGAGCCCGGACTCGGATGCGACTGGCGAAATCATGCGTTTTCGTCTCGTAGGCGACGGCGTCGATCTCACCACGCTCAAGAGCTACCAGGACTACGACATCTCCAAGGGGCTCAAGCACGTACAGGGGGTGGCGGATGTCAGCTCCTTCGGCGGCAAGGTGAAGGAGTACCACATCGTTCCCTCGCCCGCGAAGCTGCTGTCATACGGGATCACGCTGTCACAGCTCATCACGGCCATCGGCAACGCCAACAACAACACCGGCGGCAACCTGCTGCGCGATGGCGAGCAGCAGTTCGTCGTGCGCGGCGTCGGCCTGCTGCAAACGGTCGACGACATCCGCAACGTGGTGGTGACCGCCAACAATGGCGTGCCTGTCCGCGTGCGTGATATAGCCGAAGTGGAAGTCGGGAATGTGCAGCGTCTGGGCCAGGTGCAATACAACGACCAGCCCGACGTGGTGGAAGGCATCGTGCTGCTCAAGCGCGACGCCAACGCCACCGAAGTGCTGGCCAAGGTGCGCGAAAAAGTGGCGGAGCTGAACAACGGCATCCTGCCCAAGAGCGTCCAGATCAAACCGTTCTACGATCGCCAGGTGCTGCTCGACATCACGATGGGCACGGTCGAACACACGCTGGTGGTGGGCATCGCGCTGGTGCTCGCGGTGCTGTTCGTCTTCCTGGGCAACTTCCGGGCGGCGGCTGTGGTGGCGGCGGTGATTCCGCTGGCGCTGTGCGTCTCGTTCATCAGCATGGAGCACTTCCATGTGCCGGCCAACCTGATCTCGCTCGGTGCGATCGACTTTGGGGTGATTGTCGACGCGGCCGTGATCGTGATGGAAAACATCATGCGGCACCTCGAAGAAGGCGCCGAGAAGCTCGAGGACGCGATCGTCAAGGCGACCAACGAAGTGCAGCGCGCGATGATCTTCTCTACGGGCATCATCATCGTGGCGTATTCGCCGCTGTTCTTCATCGGCGGCGTGGAAGGCATCATCTTCAAGCCGATGGCGTTCACGATGGGCTTTGCGTTGATGGCATCGATCGTGCTCAGCCTGACGTTCGTGCCGGCGGCCACGTCGTTCGTCTTCGGCAAGACGCTGCATCCGCATTCGCCGGCGTTCATTGCGGCGATTCTGCGCTGGTACAAGCCTCTGCTGCGCAAGCTCATTGCCCGGCCGATGACCGTCTTTGCCACGGCCATTACGGCGCTCTTGCTGACGCTGTACAGCGCCACCTTCCTCGGCACGGAGTTCCTCCCCACGCTGGAAGAGAACAACCTGTGGCTGCGCATTACGCTGCCCAACACGGTGGACCTGGAATACTCCGCGTCGGTGGCCAACGACTTGCGCACGTACTTCACCAAGCAGCCGGAAATCCAGAAGGTTTCCGTGCAGATCGGACGTCCGGATGACGGCACCGACTCCACCGGCGTGTTCAACCAGGAGTACGGCCTCTACTTCGCCCCGCCCGACCAATGGGCCAAGGGCATGACCAAGGGACAACTGGTCGAACGCCTGTCCAAGCACCTCGAGAAGATTCCCGGTATCGAATACAACTTCTCGCAGTACATCCAGGACAACGTTGACGAGGCGCTGTCCGGCGTCAAGGGCGAGAACTCGGTGAAGCTGTTCGGGAACGATCTCAACGTTCTCGAAGCGAAGGCCAACGAAATCCAGGCGCAGCTTAAGAAGGTGCAGGGTCTGGTGGACGTGGGCATCTTCCGCGAGCTGGGTCAGCCGACACTGAACGTTTCGATCGACCGCCAGGCGGCTGCGCGCTTCAACATCAACGTGAGCGACGTGCAGAACCTCGTGCAATACGCCATCGGCGGAGCGCCGGTCACGCAAATCCTGGAGGGTGAAAAATCGTTCGGGCTGGCGGTGCGGCTGAACCAGCAGGCACGTGCGTCGTACGACGCTATCCGTGAGCTGCTGATCGACACGCCCGATGGGCAGCACATTCCGCTGTCGATGATCGCCAAGGTGGAAATGACCGACGGCCCGTTCTTCATCTACCGCGAGGAAGGCAAGCGCTACATTGCCATCAAGTTCGGCGTGCGCGGCCGTGACCTGGGCGGTGCCGTGGACGAGGCACAGCGTGTGGTGGGCAACAGCGTAAAACTGCCCGAGGGCTATACCGTCAAGTGGGATGGCCAGTTCAACGAGATGAAGGTCGCCCAAGGCAAGCTGATGGTGATCGTGCCGTTGACGATTCTCGTGATCTTCCTGCTGCTGTACAGCACGTTCGGCAACTTCAAGGATGCACTGATGGTGGTGCTGAATGTGCCGTTTGCCGCCATCGGCGGGTTGCTGGCGCTGCATATCGCAAATGAGACGCTGTCGATTTCAGCGGGGATCGGCTTCCTGTCATTGTTCGGCATTGCCATCCAGGACGGGGTGATCCTGATCTCGTACGTCAACCGTCTGTCGCAATCCGAAAACGTGCGGGAAGCCACTGTCGACGGTGCCGCGCTGCGTCTGCGCCCGGTGATCATGACCGCCATGCTGGCCGGCCTGGGCCTGTTGCCGGCGGCGCTCTCGCACAGCATCGGCTCGGAAGCGCAGCGTCCGCTGGCGCTGGTGATCGTCGGCGGCATGGTGACGACGACGATCCTCACACTGCTGGTGCTGCCGGTGGTCTTCACCTGGGCGCACCGAAACCGCCGCCCGCCGTCGCGCGATTCGGACGTCAGCCCGACAGCCGCCATGCTGCCGTAA
- a CDS encoding efflux RND transporter periplasmic adaptor subunit: MKKFSPVVAVIALAAALAVGVVVGRKWPAAEPAETAKPAAGPASAPAAASRPKPDSIEIPSGGFDPQQVKVAQVSQLSVPVELSTPGKLAYNAELTKLASARVAGRLDHILQFEGALVREGQPIAELYAPDFISAQKEYLLALNTARQLKGSNMKDLLEDADATVQSAAGRLHVLGMSDADVAQIAKRGTPAEHLTLRAPISGTIVKRNMDPGAFLNVGDSFMSIVDTRVLWFTGNVYENDIASVRIGQPISLRTAAYPNREFTGRVSFIAPNIDPATHTLTVRCDVPNTDGLLRPEMYATARIRTGSGQATVVPKSALVKDHGGYYVIVQSDATHFKRVEVRGKDTGTDGNFAVTAGLDASSRVVVRGAALLNEMIVKAGA, from the coding sequence ATGAAGAAGTTCTCTCCTGTCGTTGCTGTGATCGCCTTGGCAGCAGCCCTCGCTGTAGGCGTGGTGGTCGGACGCAAGTGGCCCGCCGCCGAGCCGGCCGAGACTGCAAAACCCGCTGCCGGCCCGGCCTCTGCGCCGGCTGCCGCCTCTCGGCCGAAACCCGACTCCATCGAAATTCCCTCCGGCGGCTTCGACCCCCAACAGGTGAAGGTCGCGCAGGTCAGTCAGCTTTCGGTGCCGGTGGAGCTGTCCACGCCGGGCAAGCTCGCGTACAACGCCGAGCTGACCAAACTGGCCTCGGCGCGCGTGGCCGGCCGGCTTGATCACATCCTGCAGTTTGAAGGGGCGCTGGTGCGCGAGGGTCAGCCCATTGCCGAGCTCTACGCACCCGACTTCATCTCCGCGCAGAAGGAATACCTGCTGGCCCTGAATACTGCTCGCCAGCTCAAGGGCTCCAACATGAAGGATCTGCTGGAAGATGCAGACGCCACCGTACAGTCCGCCGCGGGCCGTCTGCACGTGCTGGGCATGTCCGATGCGGATGTGGCACAGATCGCCAAACGCGGCACACCGGCTGAACACCTGACGCTGCGCGCACCCATCTCGGGCACGATCGTCAAGCGCAACATGGATCCGGGCGCCTTCCTGAATGTGGGCGACTCGTTCATGAGCATCGTCGATACGCGTGTGCTGTGGTTTACCGGCAACGTGTATGAGAACGACATTGCCAGCGTGCGCATCGGCCAGCCGATCTCCCTGCGCACGGCGGCGTATCCGAATCGCGAGTTCACGGGCCGCGTAAGCTTCATCGCCCCGAATATCGACCCCGCCACGCACACGCTGACGGTGCGCTGCGACGTGCCCAACACCGACGGCCTGCTGCGCCCCGAGATGTACGCCACGGCGCGCATCCGGACGGGCAGCGGCCAGGCCACGGTGGTGCCGAAGTCCGCCCTGGTGAAAGACCACGGCGGCTACTACGTGATCGTGCAAAGCGATGCCACGCATTTCAAGCGTGTGGAGGTGCGCGGCAAGGACACCGGCACGGATGGCAATTTTGCCGTCACGGCAGGGTTGGATGCCTCGTCGCGGGTCGTGGTGCGCGGCGCCGCACTGCTCAACGAGATGATCGTGAAGGCAGGAGCTTGA
- a CDS encoding TolC family protein — protein sequence MKHRGAFHLRARAVLCAVTCLPFAAAWAATPASAPAAASMPVATMPPIKPSVPGVTGAGFNLVELLQELKGNNPQLIQGRHNYLSAKSIPPQLASPNNPQLGYIWNSIPKGFPLAVNRAGGSQYNLTQQIPFPGKKALAAEIADRQAESLNAQNDALYLQLYAQLSTTYYQAIALQKQIDVQKLTITRLEQVKQITRVRYANNAAAYADFLNAQVMQSSAQNDLFAAQRQYDSTLQTLNTLIGKDPSFPLVLRADDEAVRLPDEPLPELENQALREHPSIKASAELMDAARKSVTLARKAYLPDFQVIATVTTDNPPYGVRPNSYQIELDVIIPFWFLTKEKYGVNQAVESQIATEANDVSVRQQTLLAVDTAYNTLRQTLAQLDFNKQRQLPQALAAYRVTMTNYASNNADFNDLLTAQGALKNAELSVAQAQATALQAYHALLAATGRSPVQAQ from the coding sequence GTGAAACATCGGGGTGCATTCCATTTACGGGCGAGGGCCGTGCTGTGCGCGGTGACCTGCCTGCCATTTGCCGCTGCCTGGGCAGCCACGCCGGCATCGGCGCCGGCTGCGGCCAGCATGCCGGTCGCCACCATGCCGCCCATCAAGCCTTCCGTGCCGGGCGTGACGGGCGCCGGCTTCAACCTGGTCGAACTGCTGCAGGAGCTGAAAGGCAACAACCCGCAATTGATCCAGGGACGCCATAACTATTTGTCGGCCAAGTCCATACCGCCGCAGCTTGCGTCGCCCAACAATCCGCAGCTCGGCTATATCTGGAACAGCATCCCCAAGGGATTCCCTCTGGCGGTGAACCGCGCGGGCGGCAGCCAGTACAACCTGACGCAGCAGATCCCGTTTCCGGGTAAAAAAGCGCTGGCGGCCGAGATTGCCGATCGCCAGGCTGAGTCCCTGAACGCGCAGAATGACGCGCTGTACCTGCAGCTCTATGCGCAGCTTTCCACCACGTACTATCAGGCGATTGCGCTGCAAAAGCAGATCGACGTGCAGAAGCTGACCATCACGCGCCTGGAGCAGGTCAAGCAGATCACGCGTGTGCGCTACGCCAACAACGCCGCCGCCTACGCAGATTTCCTCAACGCGCAGGTCATGCAGAGCAGCGCACAGAACGACCTGTTTGCCGCGCAACGCCAGTACGACAGCACGTTGCAGACGCTCAACACGCTCATCGGGAAGGATCCGAGCTTCCCCCTCGTGCTGCGCGCAGACGACGAGGCTGTACGCCTGCCGGATGAACCGCTGCCCGAACTGGAAAACCAGGCGCTGCGCGAGCACCCGTCGATCAAGGCATCGGCCGAACTGATGGACGCGGCGCGCAAGAGCGTGACGCTGGCGCGCAAAGCCTACCTGCCCGACTTCCAGGTCATTGCCACCGTCACGACGGACAACCCGCCGTATGGCGTGCGCCCGAACAGCTACCAGATCGAACTGGACGTGATCATCCCGTTCTGGTTCCTGACCAAGGAGAAGTACGGCGTGAACCAGGCGGTGGAAAGCCAGATTGCCACCGAGGCGAACGATGTGTCGGTGCGCCAGCAGACGTTACTGGCCGTCGATACCGCCTACAACACGCTGCGTCAGACGCTTGCGCAGCTCGATTTCAACAAGCAGCGGCAACTGCCGCAGGCGCTGGCGGCCTATCGCGTCACGATGACCAACTACGCCAGCAACAACGCCGATTTCAACGACCTGCTCACCGCCCAGGGCGCGCTCAAGAACGCCGAACTGTCGGTCGCCCAGGCACAGGCCACGGCCTTGCAGGCCTATCACGCGCTGCTCGCGGCCACCGGCCGCTCGCCGGTTCAAGCTCAATAA
- a CDS encoding MerR family transcriptional regulator encodes MPAALPAPISNAHAGDLSIGDLAAATGVSRDGLRFYEARGLIRARRRSNGYRAYPPEIVELVQYVRTAQQLGFTLAEIKEGMSHVWQQPDTDAAVTALLRDKLAMIDARIASLQAMRDALATRVGMACPLAPA; translated from the coding sequence ATGCCTGCCGCTCTTCCCGCTCCCATTTCCAATGCGCATGCCGGCGACCTGTCCATCGGCGACTTGGCGGCTGCAACCGGCGTCTCGCGGGATGGCTTGCGCTTTTACGAGGCGCGCGGCCTGATCCGAGCGCGGCGCCGGAGCAACGGCTACCGCGCCTATCCGCCCGAAATCGTAGAACTGGTGCAATACGTGCGCACGGCCCAGCAGCTGGGTTTCACACTGGCGGAAATCAAAGAAGGCATGTCGCACGTGTGGCAGCAACCCGACACCGATGCCGCCGTCACCGCGTTGCTGCGCGACAAACTGGCCATGATCGATGCCCGCATCGCAAGCCTGCAGGCCATGCGAGACGCACTTGCCACGCGCGTCGGCATGGCATGTCCACTTGCACCTGCCTGA
- a CDS encoding BON domain-containing protein produces the protein MRFPQLSFAASAGVLAAIGATTLLTACAWGDSSTASGARMLDDSLLSYQVKAALDQDTALSTRQIRIRSNPDGKVTLTGWVDTPEMARRAGEDVKRFVDPAKLDNQLRVLSRMQVLGGGPYIPAGLPPEAPASAPAAR, from the coding sequence ATGCGCTTCCCTCAGTTGTCCTTCGCAGCCTCGGCCGGTGTGTTGGCTGCAATCGGTGCCACAACACTTCTGACCGCTTGCGCCTGGGGTGATAGCTCCACCGCTTCCGGCGCGCGCATGCTCGACGACTCGCTGCTCTCGTACCAGGTCAAGGCGGCGCTGGACCAGGACACGGCACTCAGCACGCGCCAGATCCGCATCCGATCCAACCCCGACGGCAAGGTCACGCTAACGGGCTGGGTCGATACCCCAGAAATGGCTCGCCGCGCCGGCGAAGACGTCAAACGCTTCGTTGACCCGGCCAAGCTCGACAATCAGCTGCGCGTGCTCTCGCGCATGCAGGTGCTGGGGGGTGGCCCGTACATCCCGGCCGGCTTGCCGCCCGAGGCACCGGCCAGCGCCCCGGCCGCGCGCTGA
- a CDS encoding DoxX family protein translates to MNTLSPTFAPLTRLRATFDRLAGPQSTLCSIILLIARAYLFYVFFRSGLTKLHDWDTTVLLFTEEYKVPLLPPALAAALGTFGELVFPSLMLAGIVPRLAAAGLFFVNVVAAVSYWANLSASAIEFHFVWGVLIALVATVGPGWLAAQTLWQRRRR, encoded by the coding sequence ATGAACACCCTCAGCCCGACTTTTGCGCCGCTTACACGGCTGCGCGCGACGTTCGACCGGCTTGCCGGTCCGCAAAGCACGCTTTGTTCGATCATCCTGTTGATCGCGCGCGCGTATCTCTTCTACGTGTTCTTCCGGTCGGGGCTGACCAAGCTGCACGACTGGGACACAACCGTGCTGCTCTTCACCGAAGAATACAAAGTGCCGCTGTTGCCGCCCGCACTGGCAGCAGCGCTCGGCACGTTCGGCGAACTGGTTTTCCCTTCTCTGATGCTGGCCGGCATCGTACCGAGGCTGGCAGCTGCCGGGCTGTTCTTCGTCAACGTGGTGGCGGCGGTGTCGTACTGGGCCAATCTGTCGGCATCGGCCATTGAATTTCATTTCGTGTGGGGCGTGCTGATTGCGCTCGTGGCAACGGTGGGACCGGGTTGGCTGGCGGCGCAGACCCTTTGGCAGCGCCGCAGGCGTTAA